One uncultured Hyphomonas sp. genomic region harbors:
- a CDS encoding NAD(P)-dependent oxidoreductase: MRIGFIGLGNMGANMAMVLLRSGVELKVHDIDKSRAAQHIDGGARWADTPADCARDVDILITSLPKPDVVDRVMRGENGVFEGLGEGTIWVDTTTNDAGLVIELAEQAAGMGVKTVDSPVTGAVDGARRGELTLFAGGDEAALNVSEPILARMGRVIRCGRLGTGNAVKLVTNYLWFTHAAVIGEGLMLGKRAGVPLDVLWDAIKDSVGDSFVARHDAPSIFAGHYDPSFTLDLCLKDLRLCAALAERGNVPIPIGSRVRERFADAAEAYGGDVGELHVAKLIEDAVGEDLRLEVDWPVHWEA; encoded by the coding sequence ATGCGTATTGGATTTATCGGTCTCGGAAACATGGGCGCCAACATGGCCATGGTGCTGTTGCGATCGGGTGTTGAGCTGAAAGTGCATGACATCGATAAGTCGCGCGCAGCTCAGCATATCGACGGCGGGGCCAGGTGGGCCGACACGCCGGCAGACTGTGCCCGCGATGTCGATATTCTCATCACGTCGCTGCCAAAGCCGGATGTGGTCGATCGCGTGATGCGCGGCGAGAACGGCGTGTTCGAAGGGCTCGGCGAAGGTACGATCTGGGTCGACACGACCACCAATGATGCGGGGCTTGTCATTGAACTCGCAGAGCAGGCCGCCGGAATGGGCGTGAAGACAGTTGATTCGCCGGTGACCGGTGCGGTCGATGGGGCGCGTCGGGGCGAATTGACCCTGTTCGCGGGCGGAGATGAGGCAGCGCTGAATGTCAGTGAACCCATCCTCGCCCGGATGGGCCGTGTGATCCGGTGTGGCAGGCTCGGCACCGGCAATGCAGTGAAGCTGGTAACCAATTATCTCTGGTTCACGCATGCGGCCGTGATCGGGGAGGGGCTGATGCTCGGCAAGCGGGCAGGCGTTCCGCTGGACGTTCTGTGGGATGCGATCAAGGACAGCGTCGGCGACAGCTTTGTTGCCCGTCATGACGCCCCGTCGATCTTTGCTGGCCACTATGATCCGTCCTTCACGCTGGATCTCTGCCTGAAGGATCTGCGTTTGTGCGCCGCGCTTGCGGAGCGCGGGAATGTTCCGATCCCGATCGGTTCGCGTGTGCGTGAGCGTTTCGCGGACGCTGCCGAAGCCTATGGCGGCGACGTTGGTGAGCTTCATGTTGCCAAGCTGATCGAGGATGCGGTGGGAGAAGACCTGCGCCTGGAAGTTGACTGGCCGGTGCATTGGGAGGCCTGA
- a CDS encoding long-chain-fatty-acid--CoA ligase, which translates to MADYLMQDVELRVPEILRYAARRHGGLNLFSLDEDGTARYQSYAETQARVQKLTGALEALDLPPQSRIASLALNTRRHLELYYGVTAAGHILHTINPRFTTEQILFSVRQAETDLLFFDPAFAAQAEAIAADRPQMRACIVLGEPEKTPAQSSPTLMDYESIIADGTPSDGPADLSERDGAFLCYTSGTTGDPKGVLYSHRSCLIHALAASAPGNFNIAPTDVILPCASMYHATAWALPMTAPMNGARLVLPGARLDGASLLDLCEAEGVTLAWGVPTIWKTVLDAAVDQGRRLPKLKRIFMGGSAVPPDLKRAFAEALDVEVVQVWGMTETSPMGVISTLTSTAAALPDDDRASLLSQKQGRVPFGVDLKLLDEADNELPQDGQASGRLMIRGPWVVNQYFGHEKPVTTEDGWFDTGDVATIDPLGYMQITDRTKDIIKSGGEWISSITLENTAIEHPNVDMAAAISLAHPKWDERPLLVYTIRPGTPVSEDEVLEFLKSQLPRWWVPEAAVAVDGLPLTATGKVDKKNLRAAYANFYQNTQKQN; encoded by the coding sequence TTGGCCGACTATCTGATGCAGGATGTAGAACTGCGTGTGCCGGAAATTCTCCGATACGCGGCCCGTCGGCACGGCGGCCTCAACCTGTTCTCACTGGATGAGGATGGCACTGCCCGTTATCAATCCTATGCAGAGACACAGGCGCGTGTTCAAAAACTGACCGGGGCGCTGGAAGCGCTGGATCTGCCGCCACAAAGCCGGATCGCCTCTCTTGCGCTGAATACACGGCGGCATCTGGAACTCTATTACGGCGTGACAGCCGCCGGGCACATTCTCCACACGATCAATCCAAGATTTACAACGGAACAGATCCTGTTCTCTGTCAGGCAGGCTGAGACAGACCTTCTGTTCTTCGATCCTGCCTTCGCTGCTCAGGCAGAAGCAATCGCTGCGGACCGTCCACAGATGCGTGCTTGCATCGTTCTGGGAGAGCCAGAAAAGACGCCGGCACAGAGCTCGCCAACACTGATGGACTATGAAAGCATCATTGCTGACGGGACACCCAGCGATGGACCGGCCGACCTGTCAGAGCGCGACGGCGCATTTCTCTGCTACACGTCAGGCACAACCGGCGATCCCAAGGGCGTGCTCTATTCCCACCGCTCCTGCCTGATCCACGCGCTGGCAGCCAGCGCTCCCGGAAACTTCAACATCGCGCCAACCGACGTCATCCTGCCTTGCGCGTCCATGTATCACGCCACAGCCTGGGCCCTGCCCATGACAGCGCCAATGAATGGTGCCCGGCTCGTCCTGCCTGGGGCGAGGCTGGATGGCGCCTCTTTGCTCGATCTCTGCGAGGCCGAAGGTGTCACGCTTGCCTGGGGCGTGCCGACGATCTGGAAAACCGTACTTGATGCCGCTGTGGATCAGGGGCGGCGCCTGCCGAAGCTGAAGCGGATCTTCATGGGAGGCTCCGCCGTACCGCCTGACCTGAAACGCGCTTTTGCAGAAGCGCTTGACGTGGAAGTCGTTCAGGTCTGGGGCATGACGGAAACGAGCCCCATGGGGGTAATCTCGACTCTGACCAGTACGGCAGCAGCATTGCCAGATGATGACCGCGCCAGTCTTCTTTCACAAAAGCAGGGGCGCGTCCCTTTCGGCGTAGACCTGAAACTGCTGGACGAGGCTGACAACGAACTGCCGCAGGATGGACAGGCCAGCGGTCGGCTGATGATCCGCGGGCCCTGGGTCGTGAACCAGTATTTCGGACATGAGAAACCGGTGACCACTGAGGATGGCTGGTTCGACACCGGGGATGTCGCGACAATCGATCCGCTTGGCTACATGCAGATCACGGATCGCACGAAGGACATCATCAAATCTGGCGGAGAGTGGATCAGTTCGATCACGCTGGAAAATACGGCGATTGAACACCCCAACGTGGATATGGCCGCAGCGATCAGTCTTGCGCACCCGAAATGGGATGAACGTCCGTTGCTCGTTTATACAATCCGGCCCGGCACCCCCGTCTCCGAAGACGAGGTTCTGGAATTCCTGAAATCGCAACTGCCGCGTTGGTGGGTGCCGGAAGCCGCTGTCGCGGTGGATGGCCTGCCGCTCACGGCGACTGGAAAGGTCGACAAGAAGAATCTCCGCGCCGCCTACGCAAATTTCTATCAAAACACTCAAAAACAAAACTGA
- a CDS encoding TonB-dependent receptor yields MKKILTASAAIAALVIAAPYSAAIAQDASDQAKDETAARRLPSVSVTARKTSENIQDVPLSVSAFDAEAIADFGFTDSLAIDDQVPNLEIKTFGGNPNIFIRGVGNNDFNATTVSPVSIYSDDVLQGLTGGQMMQMFDLERVEVLRGPQGTLFGRNTTGGAINFYSRKPGDTQEGYVRMGIGSYNRTELEAAGTVIAIDGKLGTRFAGRMVSDDGDRRNLYNGERANATDLASLRAITRYTPNDDVEVLWNIHYGKDRSDYQQGKPVGTINGGNVLGYVDPAPDDAKFINVNRTDNRHHADTWGTNLAVTWDFGDYTLKSVTGYEDVETDYLGDIDQSPLSLDELRFQQDGDQISQEFNLSYDGGGDLTWISGLYYLKEDFHYRTSGPLFGDVPSATLPLDAESQRDTKTYAVFGEATYQLTDALSLTGGLRYTSEEKDATLDSLLTYGAFGTQPAGLTVPIIPETSRSDKWDAWSGRVLAKYEFGADSMVYASVSRGFRSGGYNLGAFFDPNEFTKVDPEYLTSYELGLKTTILDDRLRANMAVFKYDYTDLQVFTFTQGSSTANPIVIALENAADAEVSGFEGEFTAVPVDGMNLSLGIGYLDANYQNYISLIAGDLSGNRLPGAPEWNINFAGQQDFTIANRWVMTPRLEYVFVDQRYFDSNELEAISSGGSHELVNARLSFAPQDGGWEVALWAKNIGDEQYVVDAADLTATFGLIPTYYGPRESWGIEARIEF; encoded by the coding sequence GTGAAAAAGATACTGACTGCATCTGCCGCGATTGCCGCTCTGGTCATTGCCGCGCCGTACTCGGCCGCCATCGCGCAGGACGCATCCGATCAAGCCAAAGATGAGACGGCCGCTCGCCGCCTCCCATCCGTCAGCGTCACAGCGCGTAAGACGTCTGAAAATATTCAGGATGTACCGCTGTCCGTTTCGGCTTTCGATGCCGAGGCAATTGCCGATTTTGGCTTCACGGATTCTCTCGCGATCGACGACCAGGTCCCCAATCTGGAAATCAAGACATTTGGCGGCAACCCCAACATCTTCATCCGGGGCGTCGGCAACAATGATTTCAATGCGACGACTGTGTCCCCCGTAAGCATCTATTCCGACGATGTCCTTCAGGGGCTGACCGGCGGACAGATGATGCAGATGTTCGATCTGGAGCGCGTGGAAGTGCTGCGCGGACCTCAGGGCACCCTGTTCGGGCGCAACACGACCGGCGGCGCGATCAATTTCTACTCCCGCAAGCCAGGCGACACCCAGGAGGGTTACGTCCGCATGGGGATTGGCAGTTACAATCGTACCGAACTTGAAGCGGCAGGCACCGTGATCGCGATCGATGGCAAGCTCGGCACACGTTTCGCCGGCAGGATGGTATCGGACGATGGCGACCGGCGAAATCTGTACAATGGTGAGCGGGCGAATGCGACCGACCTTGCCTCACTGCGCGCGATTACGCGCTACACGCCCAACGACGATGTCGAAGTCCTGTGGAATATCCACTATGGGAAAGACCGCTCAGACTATCAGCAAGGCAAACCGGTCGGCACCATCAATGGCGGCAATGTTCTCGGCTATGTCGATCCGGCGCCGGACGATGCCAAATTCATCAATGTCAACCGGACGGACAACCGTCACCACGCGGACACATGGGGCACAAATCTCGCCGTCACCTGGGATTTTGGCGATTACACACTGAAATCGGTGACCGGTTATGAGGATGTTGAAACCGACTATCTCGGTGACATCGACCAAAGCCCGCTGAGCCTGGATGAGCTGCGTTTCCAGCAGGACGGCGACCAGATCAGCCAGGAGTTCAATCTGTCCTATGATGGCGGCGGCGACCTGACCTGGATCTCAGGTCTGTATTATCTCAAAGAAGACTTCCACTACCGGACTTCGGGTCCTCTGTTCGGCGACGTGCCGAGCGCCACACTGCCTTTGGACGCCGAGTCCCAGCGCGACACCAAGACCTACGCGGTCTTTGGCGAGGCGACCTATCAGCTTACCGACGCCTTATCACTCACGGGTGGTCTCCGGTACACGTCAGAAGAAAAGGACGCGACACTCGACAGCCTGCTGACATATGGTGCTTTCGGGACACAGCCGGCCGGCCTGACGGTCCCGATCATTCCCGAAACAAGCCGGTCCGACAAATGGGATGCCTGGTCCGGCCGCGTCCTGGCCAAATATGAATTCGGCGCCGACAGCATGGTCTATGCGAGCGTATCGCGTGGCTTCCGCTCGGGCGGCTACAATCTGGGGGCATTCTTCGACCCGAACGAGTTCACAAAGGTCGACCCTGAATATCTGACCTCCTATGAACTCGGCCTGAAGACAACGATACTGGATGATCGCCTGCGCGCGAACATGGCGGTGTTCAAATACGACTATACCGACTTGCAGGTGTTCACCTTCACGCAAGGGTCCAGCACGGCCAATCCGATTGTCATTGCACTTGAAAATGCTGCAGATGCCGAGGTTTCCGGCTTCGAAGGCGAGTTCACGGCCGTGCCGGTCGATGGCATGAACCTCTCGCTTGGCATCGGGTATCTGGACGCAAACTACCAGAACTACATATCGTTGATCGCCGGCGATCTCAGCGGTAACCGCCTGCCGGGCGCACCGGAATGGAACATCAATTTCGCTGGCCAGCAGGACTTCACGATTGCGAACCGTTGGGTCATGACCCCGCGCCTTGAGTACGTTTTCGTGGATCAGCGTTATTTCGACTCGAACGAACTCGAAGCCATCAGCTCAGGCGGTTCGCATGAACTGGTCAATGCACGCCTTTCCTTCGCGCCACAGGATGGAGGATGGGAAGTTGCACTCTGGGCCAAGAATATCGGCGACGAGCAATACGTCGTCGATGCGGCCGACCTGACGGCGACCTTCGGATTGATCCCGACTTACTACGGCCCTCGCGAGAGCTGGGGCATTGAAGCCCGCATCGAATTCTAA
- a CDS encoding helix-turn-helix domain-containing protein yields the protein MAELQDSVSPQARRILLENASFSDFCERLCAVHSNWELKRPDVPGCDAEFRHARMGDTDFTDVQVGFGLSGQRTNSQIQRANDVFFGVILMLAGGQRLIQDGQEIDLQPGDISVWDASRPAQFSSTGSVRQISVLVPHKKLKLYSSNIEDVCAQRINGRSGLGLLLASHLQALSVVLSTSDDIDHASTEAATLDLVSAAIRPDKAGDYKSSIHKTMLRRVQDYIINNLRDPNLSPATIASVFRISPRYLHKLFEASDYTLSEWVLQRRLLACQSSLKDPALNHMTITEIAFNWGFNSAPYFSRVYRQNFGTTPSGTRAAQNEFGGK from the coding sequence ATGGCAGAGCTGCAAGACAGCGTCTCTCCGCAGGCGCGCCGTATTCTATTGGAAAATGCGAGCTTCAGCGATTTCTGTGAACGCCTGTGCGCGGTTCACTCGAACTGGGAGCTGAAACGTCCGGATGTGCCTGGATGCGATGCCGAATTCCGGCATGCACGCATGGGCGACACGGACTTTACCGATGTCCAGGTCGGGTTCGGCTTGTCCGGACAGCGCACAAACAGCCAGATCCAGCGCGCCAATGATGTGTTTTTTGGCGTCATCCTCATGCTGGCCGGGGGGCAGCGGTTGATTCAGGATGGCCAGGAGATCGACCTTCAGCCTGGAGACATTTCGGTCTGGGATGCCTCGCGTCCGGCGCAGTTCAGTTCTACGGGAAGCGTGCGGCAGATCTCGGTCCTTGTTCCTCATAAAAAGCTTAAGCTCTATTCTTCCAATATCGAAGATGTTTGCGCCCAGCGTATCAACGGCCGATCCGGACTCGGACTTCTTCTCGCCTCGCATCTTCAGGCACTCAGCGTGGTCCTCTCCACGTCCGACGACATTGACCATGCCAGTACCGAAGCGGCCACACTGGATCTTGTAAGCGCAGCCATCCGCCCGGACAAGGCGGGGGATTACAAGTCGTCAATTCACAAGACGATGCTTCGCCGGGTTCAGGATTACATCATCAACAACCTTCGCGATCCAAATCTTTCGCCTGCGACGATCGCTAGTGTCTTCCGGATCAGTCCCAGGTATCTGCACAAGCTGTTCGAAGCGTCAGACTACACTTTGTCTGAATGGGTTTTGCAGCGACGCTTGCTCGCTTGCCAGTCATCTTTGAAAGATCCCGCGCTCAATCACATGACGATCACTGAGATTGCCTTCAACTGGGGTTTTAACAGTGCGCCATATTTTTCCCGTGTGTACAGACAAAATTTCGGTACGACACCGAGTGGCACAAGAGCGGCCCAGAATGAATTCGGTGGGAAATAG
- a CDS encoding glucose 1-dehydrogenase — protein MTDLTGKTAIITGAASGIGAAATRLFIGAGARVLGLDMNGEGLARLTDELGASFIPETGDVTERTTLERLAKKATQEFGGLDIALLNAGIDGPMGNILDIDPADFNKVLHINVRAVFEGLQVFGAAMKDHGGSVVITSSVNGLRAFGNTSPYTTSKMAAMGLARAAANDLAQFGIRVNTVHPGLIDTPMLQRAEEGLAPGHQAELRETLSQTVAMKRVGQPHEIARAMLFLASDEASYITGESLVVDGGFTRLLNM, from the coding sequence ATGACAGACCTGACCGGAAAGACCGCAATCATCACAGGCGCAGCCAGCGGCATCGGTGCCGCTGCGACTCGCCTTTTCATCGGCGCCGGTGCCCGTGTGCTCGGCCTCGACATGAACGGTGAAGGCCTGGCGCGTCTCACTGATGAACTGGGTGCCAGCTTCATCCCCGAGACCGGCGATGTAACGGAGCGGACAACGCTGGAACGCCTTGCCAAAAAGGCAACGCAGGAATTCGGTGGTCTGGACATCGCGCTCCTGAATGCCGGAATCGACGGGCCGATGGGGAATATCCTCGATATCGACCCGGCCGACTTCAACAAAGTCCTTCACATCAATGTCCGCGCCGTGTTCGAAGGACTTCAGGTTTTCGGTGCAGCGATGAAAGACCATGGCGGGAGTGTGGTGATCACATCATCCGTAAATGGATTGCGCGCATTCGGAAATACCAGCCCTTATACGACGAGCAAGATGGCTGCGATGGGGCTTGCACGAGCGGCCGCCAATGATCTCGCGCAGTTCGGTATTCGTGTGAACACGGTACATCCCGGACTCATCGATACGCCGATGCTGCAACGCGCCGAAGAAGGACTGGCCCCAGGACATCAGGCAGAATTACGCGAGACGCTTTCTCAGACCGTCGCGATGAAACGCGTGGGGCAACCCCACGAGATCGCCAGGGCCATGCTGTTCCTGGCAAGTGACGAGGCGAGCTATATTACCGGTGAATCTCTGGTCGTGGATGGCGGTTTCACACGTTTGCTGAACATGTAG
- the betB gene encoding betaine-aldehyde dehydrogenase gives MSYAIDLFIDGKRVAGDGETEFICRNPATGGEIGRFREASPAQIEAAVASATKAQKVWAAMPAEDRGRILRKAAELLRERNDELARIEVEDTGKPIAEALAVDIQTGADAIEHYANLAGSIAGEYQDFGYGFYYTRREPIGVCAGIGAWNYPLQIACWKSAPALAAGNAMIFKPSELTPINAVHLAEIYIEAGMPPGVFNVLQGERNPGAALAAHPAIEKVSLTGSAPTGRKVMEAASPRLKEVSLELGGKSPLIIFGDADPEHAARLAMYANFLTQGEICANGTRVFIHSSIYDAVLDEIVKRTKLLRVGSPADPETQIGSLISMDHLGVVSGFVDRARDAGAKIVCGGHRADVPGHENGAFYAPTVIADCTDDMEHVREEIFGPVMSVLKFETEDEVVARANQSDYGLAGGVVTKDLTRAHRVAANVQTGMFWINTYQAQPTQIPFGGYKQSGIGRENGWDVLDEYTLKKSVFVQMKPEELPF, from the coding sequence GTGAGCTACGCCATAGACTTGTTCATCGACGGCAAACGTGTGGCCGGTGATGGCGAAACGGAGTTCATCTGCCGTAATCCGGCGACGGGCGGCGAGATCGGCCGGTTCCGCGAAGCCAGCCCCGCGCAGATCGAAGCCGCAGTCGCTTCTGCCACGAAAGCTCAGAAGGTGTGGGCCGCGATGCCGGCTGAAGACCGCGGGCGTATCCTTCGCAAGGCCGCAGAGCTGTTGCGGGAACGCAATGACGAACTGGCGCGCATCGAAGTCGAGGATACGGGCAAGCCTATCGCGGAAGCCCTTGCGGTCGACATCCAGACCGGCGCTGACGCGATCGAGCATTACGCCAACCTCGCCGGCAGCATCGCCGGGGAGTATCAGGATTTCGGCTACGGCTTTTACTATACCCGCCGCGAACCCATCGGGGTGTGCGCCGGCATCGGCGCCTGGAACTACCCCCTGCAGATTGCCTGCTGGAAGTCGGCCCCTGCCCTGGCCGCCGGCAATGCGATGATCTTCAAGCCGTCGGAACTGACCCCGATCAATGCCGTGCACCTGGCCGAAATCTATATCGAAGCGGGCATGCCGCCTGGCGTGTTCAATGTGCTGCAGGGCGAACGCAATCCCGGCGCCGCCCTGGCCGCCCACCCGGCTATTGAAAAGGTCTCGCTGACCGGCAGCGCCCCTACCGGCCGCAAGGTTATGGAAGCCGCCTCCCCGCGCCTGAAGGAAGTGTCGCTGGAACTCGGCGGCAAATCCCCCCTCATCATTTTCGGGGACGCCGACCCGGAACATGCCGCCCGGCTCGCCATGTATGCAAACTTCCTGACCCAGGGCGAAATCTGCGCCAATGGCACACGGGTGTTCATTCATTCCAGCATCTATGACGCCGTGCTGGATGAAATCGTGAAGCGTACGAAACTTTTGAGAGTCGGCTCGCCGGCAGATCCCGAAACCCAGATCGGGTCGCTCATCTCCATGGACCATCTCGGTGTGGTGAGCGGCTTTGTTGATCGCGCCCGCGACGCCGGCGCGAAAATCGTTTGTGGCGGTCACAGAGCGGACGTGCCCGGCCATGAGAATGGTGCCTTTTACGCCCCCACCGTCATCGCCGATTGCACGGATGACATGGAACATGTCCGTGAAGAGATATTTGGCCCGGTCATGAGTGTCCTCAAATTCGAAACCGAAGACGAGGTCGTCGCCCGCGCCAATCAGTCTGATTATGGTCTCGCCGGCGGCGTGGTCACAAAAGACCTGACACGCGCGCACCGCGTCGCCGCCAATGTCCAGACGGGCATGTTCTGGATCAACACTTACCAGGCTCAGCCGACGCAGATCCCCTTCGGCGGCTACAAGCAATCCGGCATCGGCCGCGAGAACGGCTGGGATGTCCTCGACGAATACACACTGAAGAAAAGTGTCTTCGTGCAAATGAAGCCCGAAGAGCTTCCATTTTAA
- a CDS encoding TonB-dependent receptor codes for MKKFDRLPLVMGLASTIALSAAAPAVAQETEQADTRSRVLQTVEVTAERREASQQDVPVTVTSVDARMLTEGDYRTSEDLAQQVPGLQIKSSFSASNPTIFIRGVGINDFNPANSGAIGVMIDDMFYNSTTGQLFQLFDLNRIEVLKGPQGTLYGRNTTGGVLSVHTKRPAFEQGGYVNATVGRFNQLDFEGAVNLPVSDKLAFRISGVSNTRDGTRDISFPDGTSTKKNDVNFQAGRLQMLLEPTSNLSILGKLEYGKSSATSRSYESQGLINFATGEYGLTDYDGVCGGRGAAICADAFGYTDDADPYSGAENLKHTPEDVEAFTANLQVEWDLGNWALTSVTGYLDTDREAILEVDASPNRLVEEYIKDGSEQFSQEFRLASEWDGPMSLILGAFYLQDELNGQDSFELLADANPTPADPYFDAVNFILRTDRFYTQKTDTVAVFAQSDYELTDRLTATLGARFTWEERTLDHVAYAGPVNAVPLDGENPVYATLLDTTAFGTDKINFEEPTFRAALSYDATDEVMLYGSVSRGFKSGGFNTGATSDPIEASVVKPEKLMAYEAGIKSEWFDRTLRANAAAFFYDYSDLQVFGLAPGAVPTQTLFNAKEAEIKGFEFDVTSVPLTGLQLDLAATYLDAEYTDFVTPIGQDFSGNTMVAAPEWSLVARGRYETGPIWGDLGLVASADASYTGDQYFDTQNTARIGQDAYWIANARLALQPDDARWELAAFVKNLSDEEYVVDAFDVADFGFDELVYGDPRTYGVSLTYRFGSER; via the coding sequence ATGAAAAAATTTGACCGGCTGCCCCTCGTGATGGGGCTTGCATCGACGATTGCCTTGTCGGCAGCAGCGCCTGCCGTTGCACAGGAAACGGAGCAGGCAGACACAAGGAGCCGCGTTCTCCAGACTGTCGAAGTCACGGCAGAGCGGCGGGAAGCTTCGCAGCAGGATGTGCCGGTCACCGTCACATCCGTAGATGCACGCATGCTGACCGAAGGGGATTACCGCACAAGTGAAGATCTCGCCCAGCAGGTTCCCGGCCTCCAGATCAAATCTTCTTTCTCCGCCTCCAACCCCACGATCTTCATCCGCGGTGTCGGCATCAATGACTTCAATCCCGCCAACAGCGGCGCGATTGGTGTCATGATTGACGACATGTTCTACAATTCGACTACCGGTCAGCTTTTTCAACTGTTCGATCTGAACCGTATCGAAGTTCTCAAAGGTCCGCAGGGAACGCTCTATGGCCGCAACACGACGGGCGGCGTGCTGAGCGTTCACACGAAAAGGCCGGCTTTCGAACAGGGCGGCTACGTCAACGCAACGGTCGGCCGGTTCAATCAGCTGGATTTCGAAGGCGCCGTAAACCTCCCTGTGAGCGACAAGCTGGCGTTCCGCATCTCCGGCGTGTCCAATACGCGTGACGGTACGCGAGATATTTCGTTCCCTGATGGCACCAGCACAAAAAAGAATGACGTCAACTTTCAGGCCGGCCGCCTTCAGATGCTGCTCGAACCGACCTCCAATCTCAGCATTCTCGGGAAACTGGAGTACGGCAAAAGCAGCGCCACATCGCGCTCCTATGAAAGCCAGGGTCTCATCAACTTCGCGACTGGCGAATATGGCCTGACCGACTATGACGGCGTATGCGGCGGCCGCGGCGCGGCGATCTGCGCCGATGCCTTCGGCTATACCGACGATGCGGATCCCTATTCCGGCGCGGAAAACCTGAAGCACACGCCCGAAGACGTCGAAGCGTTTACGGCAAACCTTCAAGTGGAGTGGGACCTCGGCAACTGGGCGCTCACTTCTGTCACGGGCTACCTCGACACCGACCGTGAAGCGATCCTGGAAGTCGATGCATCGCCGAACCGCCTGGTCGAAGAATATATCAAAGACGGGTCAGAACAGTTCAGCCAGGAATTCCGCCTGGCCTCCGAATGGGACGGGCCGATGAGCCTGATCCTTGGCGCATTCTACCTGCAGGACGAACTGAACGGACAGGATTCCTTCGAACTCCTCGCTGACGCCAATCCGACACCGGCTGATCCCTACTTCGATGCCGTGAATTTCATTCTCCGGACGGATCGCTTCTACACACAGAAGACAGATACAGTCGCCGTGTTTGCCCAGTCGGACTATGAGCTGACCGATCGCCTGACGGCAACGCTGGGCGCCCGCTTCACCTGGGAAGAACGTACGCTGGACCACGTTGCGTATGCAGGGCCTGTGAACGCCGTGCCTCTGGATGGTGAGAACCCGGTCTATGCGACACTGCTGGACACAACGGCGTTCGGAACGGACAAGATCAACTTCGAGGAACCGACTTTCCGCGCGGCCCTTTCCTATGACGCCACCGATGAAGTGATGCTGTACGGATCCGTTTCCCGCGGGTTCAAGAGCGGCGGATTCAATACCGGCGCCACATCGGATCCGATCGAGGCCTCTGTGGTCAAACCCGAAAAACTTATGGCGTACGAGGCAGGCATCAAGTCCGAATGGTTCGACAGAACCCTGCGCGCCAACGCAGCGGCCTTCTTCTATGACTATTCCGATCTCCAGGTCTTCGGTCTCGCGCCGGGTGCCGTGCCGACGCAAACCTTGTTCAATGCCAAGGAAGCCGAAATCAAAGGTTTCGAATTTGACGTGACCAGCGTTCCGCTCACCGGCCTTCAGCTGGACCTCGCAGCAACCTATCTGGATGCCGAGTATACAGACTTCGTCACCCCGATCGGGCAGGACTTCTCCGGCAACACGATGGTTGCCGCCCCGGAATGGAGCCTTGTGGCCCGTGGACGCTACGAGACCGGACCGATCTGGGGAGACCTCGGCCTCGTTGCCAGCGCGGATGCGTCTTATACGGGCGATCAGTATTTCGATACGCAGAATACCGCTCGCATCGGACAGGATGCCTATTGGATCGCCAATGCCCGTCTGGCCCTGCAGCCGGATGACGCGCGTTGGGAGCTTGCAGCGTTCGTCAAGAACCTGTCGGATGAAGAATATGTCGTCGATGCGTTCGATGTCGCCGACTTCGGTTTCGACGAACTGGTGTATGGCGACCCGCGTACATATGGCGTGAGCCTGACCTATCGCTTTGGCAGTGAGAGATAA
- a CDS encoding 2,4'-dihydroxyacetophenone dioxygenase family protein, producing the protein MREEEELLHSPKDLPWHSLGNGAHYRLLRVSPETGQFSIILKLDAGGMFAGHYHLGAGEFLMLKGELKYKDSIAKAGDWGYEPLGAVHADTNVDVETELLFIGYGPIAFTDENGNIAQILDARLLSDVAEGNMEPVSFTVDA; encoded by the coding sequence ATGCGCGAAGAAGAAGAACTACTCCACAGCCCGAAGGACCTGCCCTGGCACAGCCTGGGAAACGGGGCCCATTACCGCCTCTTGCGCGTCAGCCCGGAGACCGGACAATTTTCAATCATCCTGAAGCTTGATGCCGGGGGAATGTTTGCTGGTCACTATCATCTCGGCGCCGGTGAATTCCTGATGCTGAAGGGCGAACTGAAGTACAAGGACAGTATCGCGAAAGCCGGCGACTGGGGCTATGAACCCCTGGGGGCCGTTCATGCCGACACCAATGTCGATGTCGAGACGGAACTGCTCTTCATCGGCTACGGTCCGATCGCCTTCACTGATGAGAATGGCAACATTGCCCAGATCCTGGATGCCCGGCTACTGAGCGATGTCGCGGAAGGCAACATGGAGCCTGTTTCCTTCACAGTCGACGCCTGA